A portion of the Clostridium gelidum genome contains these proteins:
- a CDS encoding anaerobic ribonucleoside triphosphate reductase has product MLYVVKRDGREVEFNSDKIAQAIKGSAIEIGLNLRESQVLDTVQKVITYIEDEYKRTITVEQIQNFVEKALHDEGHKDIAFAYSGYRQERTKVREIKSDLMRAIRQIGVETDRDNANVGNNFSSKLLRIASESNKWNTLAIMPKNLSKAHETGDVYYHDLDSYNLTVNCLHIPTREMLENGFNTGYGTINAPRRIETAAELSCILLQSTQNDMFGGQSHPDFDNDMAIFVNPTREEIRKELEELEISKEKIEDLVEKRVRKKVQQAMQGVVYNLNTMHSRAGSQVPFSSINIGLPESTDAALVCEVFLLEYEKGLGKGEQPIFPNIIFRVKCGVNREENDPYFYLYKLACRVAAKRMNPTFMNIDADFNKEYYDKGYVPATMGCRTYLMKNINGEPGCKGRGNIAPTTINLPRIGLQAKGDINKFFEILDSRLELSKDSLIHRYSVLIKLRVKDLPFVAGQGLMKGSEGLGPDDSIEPILKQGTWGIGFIGLAETLVALTGKHHGEDAEARELGIKIIEHMKQYTDKITEEYKLNWSCYATPAEGLSGKFIKQDQKIFGIIDGVTDKEYYTNSFHVPVAYAISIKDKIDIEAPYHKLCNGGHISYIEVDDAPTTETVMDIINYAYKHTNIGYVGINFHIRYCRECGTYLHENQSSCPKCGSQDIQGISRVTGYLSLDERFGAGKYHEREERISHTENHGHHY; this is encoded by the coding sequence ATGCTATATGTTGTGAAAAGGGATGGGAGAGAAGTTGAATTTAATTCAGATAAGATAGCTCAAGCAATTAAAGGATCAGCTATTGAAATCGGTTTAAATTTAAGAGAAAGTCAAGTATTAGATACTGTACAGAAAGTAATTACCTATATTGAAGATGAGTATAAAAGAACCATAACGGTAGAACAAATACAAAATTTTGTAGAGAAAGCGTTACATGATGAAGGTCATAAAGATATAGCATTCGCTTATTCAGGATATAGACAAGAAAGAACTAAAGTTAGAGAAATAAAATCAGATTTAATGAGAGCTATAAGACAAATTGGTGTTGAGACTGATAGAGATAATGCAAATGTAGGAAATAATTTCAGTTCAAAATTACTTAGAATAGCTTCTGAATCAAATAAGTGGAATACTTTGGCTATAATGCCTAAAAATTTATCTAAAGCGCATGAAACAGGAGATGTATATTATCATGATTTAGATAGTTATAATCTAACTGTAAATTGTTTGCATATACCAACCAGAGAAATGCTAGAAAATGGATTTAATACAGGATATGGAACAATTAATGCTCCTAGGAGAATAGAAACAGCTGCTGAATTATCATGTATTTTATTACAATCAACTCAAAATGATATGTTTGGAGGCCAATCTCACCCGGATTTTGACAATGATATGGCTATATTCGTAAATCCTACTAGAGAAGAAATCAGAAAAGAATTAGAAGAATTGGAAATTTCTAAAGAAAAGATAGAAGATTTAGTTGAAAAAAGAGTAAGAAAGAAAGTACAACAAGCTATGCAAGGCGTTGTTTACAATCTTAATACAATGCATTCAAGAGCTGGATCTCAAGTTCCATTTAGTTCAATTAATATTGGATTACCTGAAAGTACAGACGCTGCACTAGTATGTGAAGTTTTTCTTTTAGAATATGAAAAAGGATTAGGTAAGGGAGAGCAACCAATTTTTCCAAACATAATTTTTAGAGTTAAATGTGGAGTTAACAGAGAAGAAAATGATCCATATTTCTATCTATATAAATTAGCATGTAGAGTAGCTGCAAAAAGAATGAATCCAACATTCATGAACATTGATGCAGATTTTAATAAAGAATATTATGATAAGGGATATGTTCCAGCAACTATGGGATGTAGAACTTACCTTATGAAAAATATAAATGGTGAACCAGGTTGTAAGGGTAGAGGAAATATAGCACCTACAACTATTAATCTTCCAAGAATAGGATTGCAAGCCAAAGGTGATATAAATAAGTTTTTTGAGATATTAGATTCAAGACTAGAATTATCAAAGGATTCTTTAATCCATAGATATAGTGTGTTAATAAAATTAAGAGTTAAGGATTTGCCTTTTGTTGCAGGTCAAGGTCTTATGAAAGGTTCAGAAGGCTTAGGACCTGATGATTCAATAGAACCAATATTAAAGCAAGGTACATGGGGAATAGGATTCATAGGACTTGCTGAAACTTTAGTAGCATTAACAGGTAAGCATCATGGTGAAGATGCTGAAGCTAGAGAACTTGGAATAAAGATTATTGAACATATGAAACAATATACAGATAAGATTACAGAAGAATATAAATTGAATTGGAGCTGTTATGCAACGCCAGCAGAAGGTCTTTCAGGTAAGTTTATAAAACAAGACCAAAAGATATTTGGAATAATAGATGGAGTAACTGATAAAGAATATTATACAAATAGTTTTCATGTACCAGTTGCCTATGCAATATCTATTAAAGATAAAATTGATATTGAAGCACCATATCATAAGCTTTGCAATGGTGGACATATAAGCTATATTGAAGTAGATGATGCACCAACTACAGAAACGGTAATGGATATAATAAATTATGCGTATAAGCATACTAATATTGGTTATGTGGGAATTAATTTTCATATAAGATATTGTAGGGAATGTGGGACTTACTTACATGAAAATCAAAGTAGTTGTCCAAAATGCGGAAGCCAAGATATACAAGGAATATCAAGAGTTACAGGATATTTAAGTTTAGATGAAAGATTTGGTGCAGGAAAATACCATGAAAGAGAAGAAAGAATATCTCATACAGAAAATCATGGGCATCATTATTAG
- the nifV gene encoding homocitrate synthase has protein sequence MAVSNLKENKKVTIVDTTLRDGEQTAGVVFANEEKIMIAQMLSDLGVDQLEVGIPTMGGDEKEAIKEIVKRNLKPSIMAWNRAVIGDIEQSIDCGVDAVAISISVSDIHIQHKLRTSREWVLESMVKSVEYAKKNGLYVSVNGEDASRADKDFLVEYINAAKQAGADRFRYCDTVGIMEPFKIRDDIKYIYDKTNFDIEMHTHDDFGMATANAVAGIKGGASHVGVTVNGLGERAGNAALEEVIMALMLVYGYNGDTINTQMFREVSQYVSRASGRELPIWKAIVGTNMFAHESGIHADGAIKDPKNYEAFDPKIVGLERQIVIGKHSGRASIINKFKEYNRVLTDDEAKGILELVRSTSVRLKRTLFDKEVVQLYKEYHRQLEEKNK, from the coding sequence ATGGCAGTTAGTAATTTGAAAGAAAACAAAAAAGTTACTATAGTAGATACCACTCTTAGAGATGGGGAACAAACCGCAGGGGTAGTTTTTGCTAATGAAGAAAAAATAATGATAGCACAAATGCTAAGTGACTTAGGGGTTGATCAACTAGAAGTAGGAATTCCTACAATGGGTGGAGACGAAAAAGAGGCTATAAAAGAAATTGTAAAAAGAAATTTAAAACCTAGTATAATGGCATGGAATAGAGCTGTAATTGGTGATATAGAACAATCAATAGATTGTGGTGTTGATGCAGTTGCTATATCAATATCAGTATCTGATATACACATTCAACATAAGCTTAGGACATCTAGAGAATGGGTATTAGAAAGCATGGTTAAATCTGTAGAATATGCAAAGAAAAATGGTCTTTATGTATCTGTTAATGGGGAAGATGCATCTAGAGCAGATAAAGACTTTTTAGTTGAATACATTAATGCAGCTAAACAAGCAGGGGCAGATAGATTTAGATATTGTGATACTGTAGGAATTATGGAACCATTTAAAATCAGAGATGATATTAAATATATATATGATAAAACAAACTTTGATATAGAAATGCATACTCATGATGACTTTGGAATGGCAACAGCTAATGCAGTAGCTGGTATTAAAGGCGGAGCATCACATGTTGGAGTAACTGTAAATGGTCTTGGAGAAAGAGCGGGAAATGCAGCATTAGAAGAAGTTATAATGGCATTAATGCTTGTTTATGGATATAATGGTGATACAATAAATACTCAAATGTTTAGAGAAGTATCACAATATGTATCAAGAGCATCGGGAAGAGAACTTCCAATATGGAAAGCAATTGTTGGAACAAATATGTTCGCACATGAATCAGGAATTCATGCAGATGGAGCAATAAAGGATCCTAAAAATTATGAAGCTTTCGATCCAAAAATAGTGGGACTTGAAAGACAAATTGTTATAGGAAAGCACTCTGGTAGAGCTTCAATAATAAATAAATTCAAAGAATATAATAGAGTACTTACGGATGATGAAGCAAAAGGAATATTAGAGCTTGTAAGATCCACATCAGTTAGATTGAAGAGAACTTTATTTGACAAAGAAGTAGTTCAATTATATAAAGAGTATCATAGACAATTAGAAGAAAAAAATAAATAG
- a CDS encoding aconitate hydratase, which produces MGDNLVYKILKSHVVEGELKAGEPIALKIDQTLTQDSTGTMAYLQLEAMGIDRVKTKKSVAFIDHNMLQQGFENADDHKFIQTVASKYGVYFSKPGNGICHQIFLERFSTPGDTLIGSDSHTPTAGGVGMLAMGAGGLDVALAMGGGAYNINTPKVVKIELTGKLNKMVSAKDVILEVLRVLTVKGGVGKVFEYAGEGVKTLSVPERATITNMGAELGATTSIFPSDERTLEFFKAQGREEDWIEFKPDVDATYDEVVTINLDELTPLTAKPHSPDNVAKVSEVGKIKVDQVFIGSCTNSSYEDLMKVAKILKGNKVHADISLVIGPGSRQVMEMMARNGALADIISAGARILENGCGPCIGMGQSPGTNGISLRTVNRNFYGRSGTLSGQIYIVSPETAAVSAINGVLTDPTGVDIDLTIDMPKEFLIDDSMILAPAQTNAEVEVVRGPNIKPFPVAKPLGEEVEGKVLIKVEDNITTDHIMPSNSKLLPFRSNIPYLAEFCFNTVDTEFPKRAQEYNGGFIIAGGNYGQGSSREHAALAPLYLGVKAVIAKSFARIHKANLINNGIVPVEFKNEADYDSIDLIDDLKMENIQAVLESGVVKVKNLTKGTEFEATIDLTEKEIAVIRAGGRLNYVKANA; this is translated from the coding sequence TTGGGTGATAATTTAGTTTACAAGATTTTAAAGAGCCATGTTGTTGAAGGTGAATTAAAGGCAGGAGAACCAATAGCATTAAAGATTGATCAAACGTTAACTCAAGATTCAACTGGAACAATGGCATATCTTCAATTAGAAGCTATGGGAATAGATAGAGTAAAGACTAAGAAGTCAGTAGCATTTATAGATCATAATATGCTACAACAAGGTTTTGAAAATGCAGACGATCATAAATTTATTCAAACTGTTGCATCTAAGTATGGTGTATATTTCTCAAAACCAGGTAATGGAATATGTCATCAAATATTTTTAGAAAGATTTTCAACACCAGGAGATACATTAATAGGATCTGATAGTCATACGCCAACAGCAGGTGGTGTTGGTATGCTTGCTATGGGAGCTGGTGGATTAGACGTTGCTCTTGCTATGGGAGGCGGAGCTTACAACATTAATACTCCAAAGGTAGTAAAGATTGAACTTACAGGAAAATTAAATAAAATGGTATCAGCTAAAGATGTTATTCTTGAAGTTTTAAGAGTATTAACGGTTAAAGGCGGAGTAGGTAAAGTTTTTGAATATGCTGGTGAAGGCGTTAAAACACTTTCAGTTCCAGAAAGAGCTACTATAACTAATATGGGAGCAGAACTTGGAGCTACAACTTCAATTTTCCCAAGTGACGAAAGAACTTTAGAATTCTTTAAGGCACAAGGAAGAGAAGAAGATTGGATAGAATTTAAGCCAGATGTAGATGCTACATATGATGAAGTAGTAACAATTAACTTAGATGAGTTAACTCCACTTACAGCTAAGCCACATAGCCCAGATAATGTGGCTAAGGTTAGTGAAGTTGGTAAGATTAAAGTTGATCAAGTATTTATAGGAAGCTGTACTAATTCCTCTTATGAAGATTTAATGAAGGTTGCTAAGATATTAAAAGGTAACAAAGTTCATGCAGACATTAGTTTAGTAATTGGACCAGGATCAAGACAAGTTATGGAAATGATGGCTAGAAACGGTGCGTTGGCGGATATAATTAGTGCTGGGGCAAGAATACTTGAGAATGGTTGTGGACCATGTATTGGAATGGGTCAATCACCAGGAACTAATGGAATTTCACTTAGAACTGTGAATAGAAATTTCTATGGTAGAAGTGGAACATTATCAGGACAAATATACATAGTAAGTCCTGAAACTGCAGCGGTTTCAGCAATCAATGGAGTTTTGACTGATCCAACAGGTGTAGATATAGATTTAACAATAGATATGCCTAAGGAATTCTTAATAGATGATTCTATGATTTTAGCACCAGCACAAACTAATGCTGAAGTTGAAGTTGTTAGAGGACCTAATATTAAGCCATTCCCAGTAGCTAAGCCATTAGGAGAAGAAGTAGAAGGTAAGGTATTAATAAAGGTTGAAGATAATATTACAACAGATCATATTATGCCTTCAAATTCAAAGTTATTACCATTTAGATCTAATATACCTTATCTTGCAGAATTCTGCTTTAATACAGTAGATACAGAATTCCCTAAGAGAGCTCAAGAATATAACGGTGGATTTATAATTGCTGGAGGAAACTATGGTCAAGGTTCAAGTAGAGAACATGCTGCACTTGCACCATTATACTTAGGAGTCAAAGCAGTTATAGCTAAATCATTTGCAAGAATTCATAAGGCTAACTTAATAAACAATGGAATAGTTCCAGTGGAATTTAAGAATGAAGCTGATTATGATAGTATAGATTTAATAGATGACTTAAAAATGGAGAATATTCAAGCTGTTTTAGAATCAGGAGTAGTTAAAGTAAAGAACTTAACTAAAGGAACTGAATTTGAAGCAACAATTGATTTAACAGAAAAAGAAATTGCAGTTATTAGAGCAGGCGGAAGACTTAACTACGTAAAAGCAAATGCTTAA
- the nrdG gene encoding anaerobic ribonucleoside-triphosphate reductase activating protein produces MEKTIRLSGIAYESLVNGPGMRRVFFAQGCKHNCEGCFNSDTHDFTGGEERMLDELIKDTLDNPILSGVTFSGGDPWEQADKFAYMAKAFKDKGLNVWSYTGYTYEYIIEHKDEYEGWNDLINGIDVLVDGRFEEEKQQDGLKFIGSINQRIIDVKESLRLNEVITMNL; encoded by the coding sequence ATGGAAAAGACTATAAGATTATCTGGAATAGCTTATGAAAGTTTAGTTAATGGGCCAGGAATGCGGAGAGTATTCTTTGCTCAGGGATGCAAGCATAATTGTGAAGGATGCTTTAATTCTGATACTCATGACTTTACTGGTGGGGAAGAAAGAATGTTAGATGAATTAATAAAAGATACGTTAGATAATCCGATTTTAAGCGGAGTTACATTTAGTGGAGGAGATCCATGGGAGCAGGCTGATAAGTTTGCTTATATGGCAAAGGCATTTAAGGACAAGGGATTAAATGTTTGGAGTTATACAGGATATACTTATGAATATATCATTGAACATAAAGATGAATATGAAGGTTGGAATGATTTAATTAATGGTATTGACGTATTAGTAGATGGCAGGTTTGAAGAAGAAAAGCAACAGGATGGACTTAAGTTTATAGGATCAATAAATCAAAGGATAATAGATGTTAAAGAAAGTTTAAGGTTGAATGAAGTTATTACAATGAATTTATAA
- a CDS encoding aldose 1-epimerase family protein, with protein MIYSLENSSIKITASTHGGEIHSIASKIDGTEYLWDGNSEYWKYHAPILFPIVGKVVDSKYRVDGKTYKLPQHGLARTSEFTLISKTDNEVTFELRFSEESLKVYPYKFSLKSTYTLEDNTVNIKYSVNNLDDKIIHFSIGTHPAFMCPINQNERLEDCYLEFSEKETSDRKVLTTDGYLSHDESECLKSIDTLMLSKELFKDDALVFDNLKSDKITIKSKISSKALTVDFNGFPYMGIWAPKDGAPFVCIEPWFGHADYEDFKGELSEKEGIISLEVGKEFSCTYKVTVV; from the coding sequence ATGATTTATTCTTTAGAAAATTCAAGTATTAAAATTACAGCAAGTACTCATGGTGGAGAAATACATTCTATAGCAAGTAAAATTGATGGAACTGAATATTTATGGGATGGAAATTCTGAGTATTGGAAGTATCATGCACCAATATTGTTTCCTATAGTGGGAAAGGTTGTAGATTCAAAGTACAGAGTTGATGGAAAAACATATAAATTACCACAGCATGGATTAGCTAGAACTTCTGAGTTTACATTGATTTCTAAAACGGATAATGAAGTAACTTTTGAATTAAGGTTTTCAGAGGAATCTTTAAAAGTATATCCATATAAGTTTTCATTGAAATCTACGTATACATTAGAAGATAACACAGTTAATATTAAGTATAGTGTTAATAATCTAGATGATAAGATAATACACTTTTCAATAGGAACGCATCCAGCATTTATGTGTCCTATTAATCAAAATGAAAGATTAGAAGATTGTTATCTTGAATTTAGTGAAAAAGAAACAAGTGATAGAAAAGTTCTTACGACAGATGGATATCTTTCTCATGATGAAAGTGAATGTTTAAAATCCATAGATACTCTTATGTTGTCAAAGGAATTATTTAAAGATGATGCCTTAGTTTTTGATAATTTAAAATCTGATAAAATAACAATAAAATCAAAAATCAGTAGCAAAGCGTTAACTGTAGACTTTAATGGTTTTCCGTACATGGGAATTTGGGCACCAAAAGATGGAGCACCATTTGTATGTATAGAACCTTGGTTTGGTCATGCAGATTATGAAGATTTTAAGGGTGAACTTAGTGAAAAAGAAGGCATAATATCATTAGAAGTAGGAAAAGAATTTAGTTGTACTTATAAAGTAACAGTTGTTTAA
- a CDS encoding DNA-3-methyladenine glycosylase: MSILKKHFYKQGALTLSKELLGKTLVRNIDNVILKGKIVETEAYIGEIDKASHAYNGRRTERTEPLFREGGISYVYFIYGKYHCFNVISGLENNGEGVLIRALEPLNEFDYLARKRFDENYEELSEAKKKSITNGPSKLCMAFSINKSENYIKLYEKGDFYIEDGESEKIEIVETTRIGIDYAEEAINFPWRFYIKGNKYISKK, translated from the coding sequence ATGTCAATTTTAAAAAAACATTTTTATAAGCAAGGAGCATTAACTTTATCCAAAGAACTTTTGGGGAAGACTCTTGTGAGAAATATTGATAATGTAATTTTAAAAGGCAAGATTGTTGAAACAGAAGCGTATATAGGTGAAATAGATAAGGCATCTCATGCTTATAATGGCAGAAGAACTGAAAGAACAGAACCTTTGTTTAGAGAAGGTGGCATTTCATATGTATATTTTATTTATGGAAAATATCACTGCTTCAATGTTATAAGTGGACTTGAAAACAACGGTGAAGGAGTTTTAATAAGGGCACTAGAACCATTAAATGAATTTGATTATCTTGCTAGAAAAAGATTTGATGAAAATTATGAGGAGCTATCTGAAGCTAAGAAAAAATCAATTACAAATGGTCCTTCAAAATTGTGTATGGCATTTTCTATAAATAAATCAGAAAATTACATTAAGCTTTATGAAAAAGGAGACTTTTATATAGAGGATGGAGAGTCGGAAAAGATTGAAATAGTTGAAACTACAAGAATAGGTATTGATTATGCAGAAGAGGCTATAAATTTCCCTTGGAGATTTTACATAAAAGGTAATAAATATATTTCTAAAAAATAA
- a CDS encoding HD-GYP domain-containing protein, giving the protein MRLVPIECVKPNTLIGKTLYDIEGRILVRSGVILSEGIISKIKEINILSIYIIDEYSSEEIEDIIKPELRQKAILTMKEAFSNINRLTVADKFSKKESVYFNNIENMAEDLIENVLNNKSVLLSLVDIRSLNNYVYSHSVNVAVISLVLGTALKLSKRQLQYLCTGALLHDVGKSFISKEILMKEEELTSEETSLLQQHSNLGYKYLSDSYNLSANSKIIALQHHERPDGLGYPNGLINDEINTLSKIVSIANAYDALSTGRPNRKAMFPSDVLEYLMSNAGKIFDYDIVNTFCKIVIPFSKGTLVDLSNGDIAVVQETLPNFPLRPIVKILKSSKTETINNDINLIDEISIVIVSIRYEL; this is encoded by the coding sequence ATGAGATTAGTTCCAATTGAATGTGTAAAACCAAATACACTTATAGGTAAAACTTTATATGATATCGAAGGTAGAATATTAGTAAGATCTGGTGTAATTCTAAGCGAAGGAATTATATCTAAAATAAAAGAGATCAATATTTTATCCATATACATAATTGATGAATATAGCTCTGAAGAAATAGAAGATATTATTAAGCCTGAATTAAGACAAAAAGCAATTTTGACAATGAAAGAAGCTTTTTCTAATATAAATAGACTTACTGTAGCTGATAAGTTTTCAAAAAAAGAATCTGTATATTTTAATAACATTGAGAATATGGCTGAGGATCTAATTGAAAATGTACTAAACAACAAAAGTGTATTGCTTTCATTAGTAGATATAAGAAGTTTGAATAACTATGTTTATTCTCACTCTGTAAATGTTGCTGTAATATCACTTGTTCTTGGTACTGCTTTAAAGTTATCTAAGAGGCAATTACAATATCTTTGTACTGGAGCTTTGCTTCATGATGTTGGAAAATCATTTATTTCCAAGGAAATTCTTATGAAAGAAGAAGAACTAACGTCAGAAGAAACTTCATTGCTGCAACAACATTCAAATCTTGGATACAAATATTTATCAGATTCTTATAACTTAAGTGCTAATAGTAAAATAATAGCATTACAACATCATGAAAGGCCCGATGGCTTAGGTTATCCTAACGGATTAATTAATGATGAAATAAATACCTTAAGCAAAATAGTAAGCATTGCCAATGCATATGATGCGTTATCTACAGGTAGACCTAATAGAAAAGCAATGTTTCCAAGCGATGTTTTGGAGTATTTAATGTCTAATGCAGGTAAGATATTTGATTATGATATTGTTAATACTTTTTGTAAAATAGTAATTCCATTTTCTAAAGGAACTTTAGTTGATCTTAGTAACGGTGATATAGCTGTAGTTCAAGAGACACTACCTAACTTTCCACTAAGACCTATTGTAAAAATCCTTAAAAGCTCTAAAACTGAGACAATTAACAATGACATTAATTTAATAGATGAAATCTCAATAGTTATAGTAAGTATACGATACGAACTATAA
- the asnS gene encoding asparagine--tRNA ligase, whose amino-acid sequence MAKSNLIRSLYRNTDDFLSKEITISGWIRTLRASNAFGFIEVNDGSFFKNIQIVFDDKLDNFKEISKLPINSSISVIGTLVATPDAKQPFEIQAKEVIVEGMSNSDYPLQKKRHTFEYLRTIAHLRPRTNAFSATFRVRSVAAFAIHKFFQEQNFVYAHTPIITGSDAEGAGEMFRVTTLDPKNPPLTEDGNIDYSKDFFGKETNLTVSGQLNGECFALAFRNIYTFGPTFRAENSNTTRHAAEFWMIEPEIAFADLQDDMELAESMLKYVIQYVIDECPEEMEFFNSFVDKGLLERLNHVVSSDFAKVTYTEAVEILEKCGKQFDYDVAWGIDLQTEHERYLTEEHFKKPLFVTDYPKDIKAFYMRMNDDNKTVAATDLLVPGIGEIIGGSQREERLDLLKGRMAELGLNEEDYWWYLELRKYGETKHAGFGLGFERLIMYITGMTNIRDVIPFPRTPGASEF is encoded by the coding sequence ATGGCAAAATCGAATTTAATTAGAAGCCTTTATAGAAATACTGATGATTTTCTATCAAAGGAAATAACAATATCAGGTTGGATAAGAACTTTAAGAGCATCTAATGCTTTTGGGTTTATAGAAGTTAATGATGGTTCCTTCTTTAAAAATATTCAAATAGTCTTTGATGATAAATTGGATAATTTTAAAGAAATATCAAAATTACCTATAAATTCTTCAATTTCAGTTATAGGTACATTAGTTGCCACACCTGATGCAAAACAACCTTTTGAAATTCAAGCAAAAGAAGTTATTGTTGAGGGAATGTCAAACTCTGATTATCCTCTTCAAAAGAAAAGACATACTTTTGAGTATTTAAGAACTATAGCTCATTTAAGACCTAGAACTAATGCTTTTTCAGCAACTTTTAGAGTACGTTCTGTTGCTGCTTTCGCTATACATAAATTCTTCCAAGAACAAAACTTCGTATATGCACACACTCCTATAATAACTGGTAGTGATGCTGAAGGTGCTGGAGAAATGTTTAGAGTAACAACTCTTGATCCTAAAAATCCACCATTAACTGAAGATGGAAATATAGATTATAGTAAAGATTTCTTTGGCAAAGAAACTAATCTTACTGTTTCTGGTCAATTAAATGGTGAGTGTTTTGCTTTAGCTTTCAGAAACATCTATACTTTTGGCCCAACTTTTAGAGCTGAAAACTCTAATACAACACGACATGCCGCTGAATTTTGGATGATTGAACCTGAAATTGCTTTTGCAGATTTACAAGATGATATGGAACTTGCAGAAAGCATGCTTAAGTATGTTATACAATATGTTATAGATGAATGTCCTGAAGAAATGGAATTCTTTAACTCATTTGTTGATAAAGGATTATTAGAGAGATTGAATCATGTAGTTTCATCAGACTTCGCTAAAGTTACTTACACAGAAGCTGTTGAAATCTTAGAAAAATGTGGCAAGCAATTTGATTACGATGTAGCTTGGGGCATTGATTTACAAACAGAGCATGAAAGATATCTTACTGAAGAGCACTTTAAAAAGCCTCTTTTTGTAACAGATTATCCTAAAGATATAAAAGCATTCTACATGAGAATGAATGATGACAACAAAACAGTTGCAGCTACTGACCTTTTAGTTCCAGGAATAGGAGAAATAATAGGTGGTAGCCAAAGAGAAGAAAGATTAGATCTCTTAAAGGGTAGAATGGCTGAATTAGGATTAAATGAAGAAGACTACTGGTGGTACTTAGAATTAAGAAAATATGGAGAAACTAAACATGCAGGCTTTGGTTTAGGTTTTGAAAGATTAATCATGTACATAACTGGCATGACAAACATCAGAGACGTAATACCATTCCCTAGAACTCCAGGAGCTAGCGAATTCTAA